In one Alnus glutinosa chromosome 14, dhAlnGlut1.1, whole genome shotgun sequence genomic region, the following are encoded:
- the LOC133856476 gene encoding auxin-induced protein 22D-like — protein MARAVSYGGDDLNLEATELRLGLPGSDGHEKQSSSATVRSNKRASPDVAEDQSARTKSNNSIVSDAGNGDGDSAPPAKAQVVGWPPIRSFRRNSFHGQAKKTEGDGAGMYVKVSMDGAPYLRKVDLKVYKSYPDLLKALEHMFKFTIGEYSEREGYDGSEYVPTYEDKEGDWMLVGDVPWDMFISSCKRLRIMKGSETGGLGCL, from the exons ATGGCAAGGGCAGTGAGTTATGGGGGTGATGATCTAAATCTTGAGGCGACTGAGCTAAGATTAGGGTTGCCAGGGAGTGATGGGCATGAGAAACAATCATCATCTGCTACTGTGAGGAGTAATAAGAGAGCTTCACCGGATGTGGCCGAGGATCAGTCAGCAAGGACTAAGAGCAATAATTCGATCGTTTCCGATGCTGGAAATGGTGACGGAGATAGTGCCCCTCCAGCCAA GGCACAAGTAGTGGGGTGGCCACCAATTCGATCTTTCAGGAGAAATAGTTTCCATGGGCAAGCGAAGAAAACAGAGGGTGATGGGGCAGGGATGTACGTGAAAGTAAGCATGGATGGAGCTCCTTATCTGAGGAAGGTTGATCTCAAGGTTTACAAGAGCTACCCAGATCTCCTCAAGGCCTTGGAACATATGTTCAAGTTCACCATAG GGGAGTATTCAGAAAGGGAAGGCTACGATGGATCTGAATATGTTCCTACTTATGAAGACAAAGAGGGTGATTGGATGCTGGTTGGAGATGTTCCATGGGA TATGTTCATTTCCTCCTGTAAGAGGTTGAGAATTATGAAAGGATCAGAAACTGGAGGGTTGGGTTGTCTATGA
- the LOC133857338 gene encoding probable carbohydrate esterase At4g34215, whose translation MLPLLFLGLLAHACLVRPQQLQPKNIFILAGQSNMAGRGGVVNSAWDGIVPSQCQPNPSILRLSANLTWVLAQEPLHADIDANKTTGVGPGMPFANVVLAKDPTFGVIGLVPCAIGGTAISHWGRGTSLYKRLVRRAQAALQDGGTIQALLWYQGEADTVSKEAADSYGAKLESFFIDVREDLKSPMLPIIQVALASGQGRFVDTVREGQLGIDLLELQTVDAKGLPLEPDGLHLTTQAQVQLGEIMANTFLQLIPSNRPILSPIQSSAPRRCSNFLLELFQSE comes from the exons ATGCTACCCTTGTTATTCTTAGGCCTTCTGGCGCACGCCTGCTTGGTGAGGCCCCAACAACTCCAGCCCAAAAACATATTCATCTTAGCCGGACAAAGCAACATGGCCGGCCGTGGAGGCGTGGTTAACAGCGCCTGGGACGGCATAGTCCCTTCCCAGTGCCAGCCCAACCCCTCCATTCTCCGACTCAGTGCAAACCTCACTTGGGTTCTAGCCCAGGAGCCCCTCCACGCGGACATCGATGCCAACAAGACCACTGGGGTCGGACCCGGCATGCCTTTCGCCAACGTTGTCTTGGCCAAAGACCCAACCTTTGGGGTCATTGGTCTGGTCCCATGCGCGATCGGAGGGACTGCAATAAGCCATTGGGGCCGAGGGACTTCCCTCTACAAACGGTTGGTGAGGAGGGCTCAGGCTGCGCTGCAAGACGGTGGGACAATCCAAGCGCTTCTTTGGTATCAAGGCGAGGCAGACACAGTGAGTAAAGAAGCTGCCGATTCATATGGGGCAAAATTGGAGAGCTTTTTCATTGACGTCCGAGAAGATTTGAAGTCTCCAATGCTCCCAATAATCCAG GTGGCTCTGGCGTCAGGTCAAGGACGTTTTGTGGACACTGTTAGAGAAGGTCAGCTGGGAATTGACCTTTTGGAGCTCCAAACCGTTGATGCCAAGGGTTTACCGCTCGAACCGGATGGTCTACACCTGACGACGCAAGCCCAGGTTCAACTAGGGGAGATAATGGCGAATACATTCCTTCAATTGATACCCAGTAATCGCCCCATCCTCAGCCCTATTCAAAGCAGTGCTCCCAGAAGGTGTTCCAATTTTCTCTTGGAACTTTTTCAATCAGAATAG
- the LOC133857259 gene encoding probable carbohydrate esterase At4g34215: protein MLPLLFLGLLAHACLVRPQQLQPKNIFILAGQSNMAGRGGVVNNTWDGIVPSQCQPNPSILRLSANLTWVLAQEPLHADIDTKMITGVGPGMAFANVVLAKDPTFGVIGLVPCAIGGTAISQWGRGTSLYKRLVRRAQAALQDGGTIQALLWYQGEADTVSKEAADSYGAKLESFFVDVREDLKSPMLPIIQVALASGSVPFVDTVREGQLGIDLLELRTVDAKGLQLESDGIHLTTQAQVQLGEIMADTFLQLLPSTNGPILSPIPSSAPRRAIGYVTWICRVIIKHLNYLT from the exons ATGCTACCCTTGTTATTCTTAGGCCTTCTGGCTCACGCCTGCTTGGTGAGGCCCCAACAACTCCAGCCCAAAAACATATTCATCTTAGCCGGACAAAGCAACATGGCCGGACGTGGAGGCGTGGTTAACAACACCTGGGACGGCATAGTCCCTTCCCAGTGCCAGCCCAACCCCTCCATTCTCCGACTCAGTGCAAACCTCACTTGGGTTCTAGCCCAGGAGCCCCTCCACGCGGACATCGATACCAAAATGATCACTGGGGTCGGACCCGGCATGGCTTTCGCCAACGTCGTCTTGGCCAAAGACCCAACCTTTGGGGTCATTGGTCTGGTCCCCTGCGCGATCGGAGGGACTGCGATAAGCCAGTGGGGTCGAGGGACTTCCCTCTACAAACGGTTGGTGAGGAGGGCTCAGGCCGCGCTGCAAGACGGTGGGACAATCCAAGCGCTTCTTTGGTATCAAGGCGAGGCAGACACAGTGAGTAAAGAAGCTGCCGATTCATATGGGGCAAAATTGGAGAGCTTTTTCGTTGACGTCCGAGAAGATTTGAAGTCTCCAATGCTCCCAATAATCCAG GTAGCTCTGGCGTCAGGTTCAGTACCTTTTGTGGACACTGTTAGAGAAGGTCAGCTGGGAATTGACCTTTTGGAGCTCCGTACTGTTGATGCCAAGGGTCTACAGCTTGAATCGGATGGTATACACCTGACGACGCAAGCCCAGGTTCAACTAGGAGAGATAATGGCAGATACATTCCTTCAATTGCTACCCAGTACTAATGGCCCCATCCTCAGCCCTATTCCAAGCAGTGCACCCAGAAGAGCTATCGGCTATGTGACTTGGATATGCCGAGTCATCATCAAGCACTTGAATTACCTGACATAA
- the LOC133856865 gene encoding uncharacterized protein LOC133856865 gives MLNHAWNLFSKAGSLWVAWTEANLLKGRSFWKVPIPTSCSWSWKKILKLRDLAKRFIRFKVGRGNKVFLWLDNWHPAGCLLDKYGYRIVHDSGFPLHAKLDVIMKNGAWFWPYARSDDLVEIQSQLHTVEVGDADEPVWNSRSGIYKCSDTWEKLREVHLVVEWWKIVWAPASIPRHSFMLWLVFRDALITKQRMCCWGYSGQILYPFCYGAQESREHLFFRCSFSRRIWTEIMAECSFYNVPLDWDDIVVWSLKVMQGKSLRAVLGRLCFGATVYHIWKQRNDLLHNNTPRTEEAILTRVRWEARVKIVAKGKISHFRKNMNLVAK, from the coding sequence ATGCTTAACCATGCttggaatttattttcaaaagcagGCTCTTTATGGGTAGCATGGACTGAAGCAAACTTGTTGAAAGGTAGGAGCTTCTGGAAAGTTCCTATTCCAACttcttgttcttggagttggaagaagattCTCAAGCTCCGAGACCTAGCCAAAAGATTCATTCGATTTAAGGTTGGGAGGGGTAATAAGGTGTTCTTGTGGTTGGATAATTGGCATCCTGCAGGCTGTCTTTTGGATAAATATGGTTATAGAATCGTTCATGATTCAGGTTTTCCCCTGCATGCCAAACTGGATGTCATTATGAAGAATGGTGCTTGGTTTTGGCCTTATGCTCGGTCAGATGATCTTGTTGAAATTCAGAGTCAACTCCACACAGTTGAGGTTGGAGATGCTGATGAGCCAGTGTGGAATTCTCGAAGTGGCATATATAAGTGCTCGGACACTTGGGAAAAATTGAGAGAGGTGCATCTGGTAGTTGAATGGTGGAAGATTGTTTGGGCTCCTGCTTCTATCCCTCGGCATTCTTTCATGCTTTGGCTAGTTTTCAGGGATGCTTTGATCACTAAACAACGCATGTGTTGCTGGGGTTATTCAGGACAGATTCTCTATCCTTTCTGCTATGGAGCTCAAGAGAGCCGTGAGCATCTTTTCTTTAGGTGCAGTTTCAGTAGGCGGATTTGGACTGAAATCATGGCTGAGTGTTCTTTTTACAATGTGCCTTTGGATTGGGATGATATTGTAGTCTGGAGCTTGAAGGTGATGCAGGGGAAAAGTTTAAGAGCAGTTTTGGGTCGACTGTGTTTTGGAGCTACTGTATACCATATATGGAAGCAGAGGAACGACCTTTTGCACAATAACACTCCACGCACGGAGGAAGCGATTTTGACTCGTGTTAGGTGGGAAGCTCGAGTGAAAATTGTAGCAAAAGGGAAGATCAGCCATTTCAGGAAGAATATGAACCTTGTTGCTAAATAG